AGAGCAAAAACAAACACGGCAACGTTATGGTCAAAATAATCGAGTAATACGTCAAGAGACGCTACCGGATTGGGTAGACAATCCGATTGAAGAAAAGAAACTCTCGCCAGAAAGACAAGCTGAACTGGAAAGAGAACTTCGAGAATTATTAAATGAAGAAGGTGATTAATCATGGAAGATGTGGGAAAAGAAATGTCAAAAATCATTCAAAAAAGAGATATGAACGAAAGATATAATGAGTTAGTGGAAGTGGTCATGAAAGATGCTGATGTACAAGCATTCATTAAAGAACATCGTGACCGATTAACAGATGATGATATCCGAAAAAGCTATTCCAAGTTATATGAATTTGTTCAAGAAAAAAGAAAATATCAATTGAATGATCCAACAATGATTGCACCTGGTTATGAACCTAAGTTAGCTTTAAACTTTCACTATATTGATGTCACGTATATTCCCACTGAAGCATTGATCGCCAAGCAACGGGAAGATGAGATACGCAAGCGAGTGAAAGCTATGGATATGCCAAAAGACGTACGCGAAGCACGGTTGAATAATTTCGATTTAAGTTCCGATGGTCGTGAAGAAGCTTTCGCAAGTGGAATGAAATTTATTAAAGAATATTCCCAAAAACCAAAAGAATTTCATAAAGGTCTTTACTTAAAAGGGACTTTTGGAGTAGGGAAATCTTTTCTATTAGGTGCTATTGCTAATAATTTAGCAGAACGTGGCTTTGTGACGACTATCATTCATTTTCCAACATTTACGGTTGAAATGAAACAGGCGATTGCGAAAGATTTAGTTGGTGAAAAATTGGATGCAGTCAAGAAGTCGCCTATATTGATGATAGATGATTTAGGTGCCGAATCAATGACATCATGGATTCGTGATGATGTACTCAGTGTTATTTTACAATACCGAATGCAAGAACAGTTAGTGACGTTCTTTTCATCTAATCTTGATTTAAAAGAGCTGGAAAAACATCTATCCGTAACGCAACGTGGTGAACAAGAACCGCTAAAAGCTCGTCGAATTATGGAGCGTATTCGCTACCTTGCAAAAGAGATTACTATGTCTGGAAATGATAGAAGAAATGGTTAGAGGATGTAATGAAGTGTAGTAGGTAACAAGAAACACAGCTCGTTTCTTCATTGTGTTTCTTTTCAGTTGGATTAAAAAAGATTGGAACAAAAGCGATTAACTCTGAGAAATAAAAGGAGTTGCTTTTGTTTCAGTGTTCATTTGGTTTTCAGGTGGCTGGGGTATGACTCATAGAGTGATGTTCCAGCCACTTTTAGGAATAGTAAATAATAATAGATAATGATAAATGATGAAACACATCATCAAAATAATGTTGGAGGCGATTTTATGAAAAAAATAGCAACGCCTATGTTAACATTCCTTCTATTGATTTCTTTAGGAGCGTGCACAGAAAATCAAAAAGAATCATCAAAAGGAAGTGAAGAAACGTCAATGAGTAGCCAAAACGATCAAGCAACGGATGACACATTTACTAGCAAGAAAAAAGAGAACGCTCAATCAATATTTACGGCGATTTTAACAGAAGACGCTAAAGAAAATGATACAAAAGATCAATCAATCCGCTTGGTTTTGAAGGAAGTAAAAGCGATTGAAGATCCAGAAAAAATAATTGCTATGATGGAAAATGATGGTGTCATTTTAAATGTAGTCAACGAACAATTAGCTGATGGAATCAACTATGAAAACTTAAAAAAAGGAGACAATATCCGATGTACATTAGTTGGATTACCCGCAATGACCAGATCAATACCTCCACAAATTGCTGGAAATTCAGTAATTAAAGTTGAAAAAATTTAAAACCTAAGCTCGTCTTAAAACGTGTTTTCCCTGTTTTAGTGGGTGAACGGACACTAATCTTTGCTAAAAAATAAATAAGTTGTATCATAAAAATAAGCAGAGAATATTCGCCAAAATGAGCAGTTTTCATTTGACCTTTATTGACCAATTGACTATAATTGATTTATAAGGTCAAAATTAATCAGACTTTAGTCCTTAGTAAAATAGTACAAAAGACGGAATTTTTTTTTAAAGATAAACAGTACTATTGAATTAGCTTAACTAGCTTTATGAGCTAGCCTTTTAGAAAAAAGATAAAATAGATTGTGGCAGAAGACACCGCTCTCCTATTTTTCTGCGAAGGCTAAGCAAGCTCGTTATACGTTTAAATTTAGGAGGTAATTCTATGAATATCGAGAAAATGACAACAACATTACAAGAAGCAATTGCTCAGGCGCAACAAATCGCTGTTACTCGTCATCATCAGGAAATCGATATTGCTCATTTATGGAAGATTTTTTTACAACCCAATCACTTTGGGCGTAATTTTTATACAGATGCAGGGGTAGATGTCGAATCCTTTGAACATGAAATTGATAAAGCAATTGATGAATACCCCAGTGTACAAGGTGGAAATGTTCAATATGGACAAAGCATGAGTCAAAATCTATTTAATTTATTGGGTGAAGCGGACAAATTAAGAGTAACGTTCCAAGATGAGTTTTTATCAACGGAAATTGTGATTTTAGCATTGATGAAGTTGAAAAATTATCGTTTAACAAAGTATTTAACAAATCAGGGAATCACAGAAAAAGAGCTACGTAAAAATATTGAAGATATTAGAGGGGGAGATCGTGTGACTTCTCAAAATCAAGAAGAACAATACAAAGCATTAGAAAAATACGGCGTAGATTTGGTGCAACAAGTTAAAAGCGGTAAGCAAGATCCGATTATCGGTCGTGATGAAGAAATTCGTGATGTAATTCGAATTCTTTCGCGTAAAACAAAAAACAATCCCGTTTTGATTGGTGAACCAGGTGTTGGTAAAACAGCGATTGTCGAAGGGTTAGCGCAACGGATTGTCCGTAAAGATGTGCCTGAAAACTTAAAAGATAAAACAATTTTCTCATTAGACATGGGAGCATTGATTGCTGGAGCGAAATTCCGTGGTGAATTTGAAGAACGTCTAAAAGCGGTTTTAAAAGAAGTGAAAAAAAGTGAAGGTCGTATCATCTTATTTATTGATGAAATCCATAATATTGTTGGCGCAGGAAAAACAGAAGGCAGTATGGATGCTGGAAACTTGTTAAAACCAATGTTAGCTCGTGGTGAATTACACTTAATTGGTGCAACAACATTAGATGAATATCGCCAATATATGGAAAAAGACAAAGCATTAGAACGTCGTTTCCAAAAAGTCTTAGTGAAAGAGCCAACTGTAGAAGATACCATCAGTATTTTACGTGGGTTGAAAGAACGGTTTGAAATCCATCATAGCGTGAATATCCATGATAATGCGTTAGTTGCTGCTGCAACTTTATCTGATCGTTACATCACGGATCGTTTTTTACCTGACAAAGCGATTGATTTAGTGGATGAAGCAAGTGCAACGATTCGTGTTGAAATGAACTCAATGCCGACAGAATTAGATCAAGTTACACGTCGTTTGATGCAGTTGGAAATCGAAGAAGCGGCATTGAAAAAAGAATCAGATGATGCAAGTAAAAAACGTTTGACTACACTCCAAGAAGAATTGGCAGATCTTCGAGAAGAAGCCAATGCGATGAAAATGCAATGGGAAACAGAAAAAGAAGAAGTCAATGCTGTCAGTACTAAACGTGGAGAAATTGATAAGGCTAAACATGAATTAGAAGATGCAGAAAATAATTATGATTTAGAACGAGCAGCCGTGTTGCGTCATGGGACAATTCCTAAATTAGAAGAAGAATTAAAAGAGCTTGAAGCCAAAAATGCTAAAGATAATGTGAAAATGGTGCAAGAAGCAGTTACTGAAAATGAAATTGCTCAAGTGGTTGGACGTTTAACAGGTATTCCTGTGACCAAACTGGTTGAAGGTGAACGTGAAAAATTAATGAAATTAAACGAAACACTCCATAAACGAGTGATTGGTCAAGATGAAGCAGTCGATGCTGTTAGTGATGCGGTGATTCGTTCCCGTGCAGGCCTGCAAGATCCAAATCGCCCACTTGGTTCCTTCTTGTTTTTAGGACCAACTGGTGTTGGTAAAACAGAATTAGCCAAAGCATTAGCGGAAGATTTGTTTGATTCAGAGGATCATATGGTGCGAATCGACATGAGTGAGTATATGGAAAAACACAGTGTATCACGTCTAGTTGGAGCACCTCCAGGTTATGTTGGTTATGAAGAAGGCGGTCAATTGACTGAAGCAGTTCGTCGTAATCCTTATACAATTGTTTTGTTGGATGAAATCGAAAAAGCCCATCCAGATGTATTCAATATTTTATTACAAGTGCTAGATGATGGTCGCTTGACTGACTCTAAAGGAAGAGTCGTTGATTTTAAAAATACAGTTTTGATTATGACAAGTAATATCGGTTCTCAATTATTGCTTGAAGGGGTTACTTCTGAAGGCGTGATACCAGAAGAGGTTGAAGAACAAGTGA
The DNA window shown above is from Enterococcus sp. 4G2_DIV0659 and carries:
- the dnaI gene encoding primosomal protein DnaI, coding for MEDVGKEMSKIIQKRDMNERYNELVEVVMKDADVQAFIKEHRDRLTDDDIRKSYSKLYEFVQEKRKYQLNDPTMIAPGYEPKLALNFHYIDVTYIPTEALIAKQREDEIRKRVKAMDMPKDVREARLNNFDLSSDGREEAFASGMKFIKEYSQKPKEFHKGLYLKGTFGVGKSFLLGAIANNLAERGFVTTIIHFPTFTVEMKQAIAKDLVGEKLDAVKKSPILMIDDLGAESMTSWIRDDVLSVILQYRMQEQLVTFFSSNLDLKELEKHLSVTQRGEQEPLKARRIMERIRYLAKEITMSGNDRRNG
- the clpB gene encoding ATP-dependent chaperone ClpB, which encodes MNIEKMTTTLQEAIAQAQQIAVTRHHQEIDIAHLWKIFLQPNHFGRNFYTDAGVDVESFEHEIDKAIDEYPSVQGGNVQYGQSMSQNLFNLLGEADKLRVTFQDEFLSTEIVILALMKLKNYRLTKYLTNQGITEKELRKNIEDIRGGDRVTSQNQEEQYKALEKYGVDLVQQVKSGKQDPIIGRDEEIRDVIRILSRKTKNNPVLIGEPGVGKTAIVEGLAQRIVRKDVPENLKDKTIFSLDMGALIAGAKFRGEFEERLKAVLKEVKKSEGRIILFIDEIHNIVGAGKTEGSMDAGNLLKPMLARGELHLIGATTLDEYRQYMEKDKALERRFQKVLVKEPTVEDTISILRGLKERFEIHHSVNIHDNALVAAATLSDRYITDRFLPDKAIDLVDEASATIRVEMNSMPTELDQVTRRLMQLEIEEAALKKESDDASKKRLTTLQEELADLREEANAMKMQWETEKEEVNAVSTKRGEIDKAKHELEDAENNYDLERAAVLRHGTIPKLEEELKELEAKNAKDNVKMVQEAVTENEIAQVVGRLTGIPVTKLVEGEREKLMKLNETLHKRVIGQDEAVDAVSDAVIRSRAGLQDPNRPLGSFLFLGPTGVGKTELAKALAEDLFDSEDHMVRIDMSEYMEKHSVSRLVGAPPGYVGYEEGGQLTEAVRRNPYTIVLLDEIEKAHPDVFNILLQVLDDGRLTDSKGRVVDFKNTVLIMTSNIGSQLLLEGVTSEGVIPEEVEEQVMTVLRGHFKPEFLNRIDDTILFTPLSLENVKGIIGKMTAQLSKRLEHQEIELVISDEAKTWIAESGYDPAYGARPLKRFITKEVETPLAKEIVSGRVLPKTKVTISLLNNQLVFENESIEEE